In Candidatus Palauibacter australiensis, the following are encoded in one genomic region:
- the serA gene encoding phosphoglycerate dehydrogenase produces the protein MSDSAGDTQRLLIADPLLPEGIETLRAAPGIAVEDLSDGDREGLLRALPGASALIVRSRTKVDAELIEAGDSLRVIGRAGVGVDNIDIPAATRRGIAVLNAPAANTQSTAELAFALLLAAARRIPEADASIRAGEWRRKELRGIQLSGKTLGVIGLGRIGAEVVWRARAFGMRVIAHDPFVSAERASDLGVELADLDALLPACHAITVHVPLSDENRGFIGRREIAAMRPGTILINAARGGLIDEAALADALQSGHLGAAGLDVFATEPLPADSPLRDAPQLVCSPHLGASTFEAQRQVSRQIAISVRNALIEGDFSAALNAPFEAEDRDGAGPIMYLGRCLGRLLAGLDDAAPSRIEVRYGGPRDGVLGPLAASVAVGFLERRVDPPLNVVNALSIAGERGLEIVRVRTQAVGDYTNYVELGVRYGRRETEVVGGALMGAGMEPRIVRVGTFRVDTQPLGTCLFIRNRDRPGVIGAVGTVLGEANANIAEYHLARRRGGGRSLGVVRIDGEVPPEVLRGLSELEGIDEVRQIHFD, from the coding sequence GTGAGCGATTCGGCCGGGGACACGCAGCGCCTTCTCATCGCGGACCCCCTTCTCCCGGAGGGGATCGAGACGCTGCGCGCCGCGCCGGGGATCGCCGTCGAAGACCTCAGCGACGGGGACCGCGAGGGGCTCCTGCGTGCGCTGCCGGGCGCATCGGCGCTGATCGTGCGCAGCCGTACGAAGGTGGATGCGGAGCTCATCGAAGCCGGCGACTCCCTCCGGGTCATCGGCCGCGCGGGCGTTGGCGTGGACAACATCGATATCCCGGCCGCGACCCGCCGCGGGATCGCGGTGCTGAACGCCCCCGCCGCGAATACCCAGTCGACCGCCGAGTTGGCCTTCGCGCTCCTCCTCGCGGCGGCGCGCCGGATTCCGGAGGCGGACGCGAGCATCCGCGCGGGGGAGTGGCGGCGCAAGGAACTGCGGGGCATCCAGCTCAGCGGCAAGACGCTGGGGGTCATCGGGCTCGGCCGCATCGGGGCGGAGGTCGTGTGGCGCGCGCGGGCCTTCGGCATGCGCGTGATCGCCCACGACCCGTTCGTGAGCGCCGAGCGGGCGAGCGACCTCGGCGTCGAACTCGCCGACCTCGACGCGCTGCTGCCCGCGTGCCACGCGATCACCGTCCACGTCCCGCTCTCCGACGAGAACCGCGGCTTCATCGGCCGCCGGGAGATCGCGGCCATGCGGCCGGGTACGATCCTGATCAACGCGGCGCGGGGCGGGCTCATCGACGAGGCTGCGCTGGCCGACGCACTGCAGAGCGGCCACCTGGGCGCGGCCGGGCTCGATGTGTTCGCGACGGAGCCGCTCCCCGCCGACAGCCCGTTGCGCGACGCGCCGCAGCTCGTATGCAGCCCCCACCTCGGGGCCTCGACCTTCGAAGCCCAGCGGCAGGTCTCGCGGCAGATCGCCATCTCCGTGCGCAACGCGCTGATCGAGGGCGATTTCAGCGCCGCCCTCAACGCCCCGTTCGAGGCCGAAGATCGGGACGGAGCGGGACCCATCATGTACCTCGGCCGCTGCCTGGGCCGACTGCTGGCCGGGCTCGACGACGCGGCGCCGAGCCGGATCGAGGTCCGTTACGGCGGGCCGCGCGACGGCGTCCTCGGCCCCCTCGCGGCGAGCGTGGCGGTGGGCTTTCTCGAACGTCGGGTCGACCCGCCGCTCAACGTCGTGAACGCGCTGTCGATCGCGGGCGAGCGCGGTCTGGAGATCGTGCGCGTCCGCACGCAGGCCGTGGGGGACTACACGAACTACGTCGAACTCGGAGTGCGGTACGGCCGGCGTGAGACCGAGGTCGTGGGAGGGGCGCTGATGGGGGCGGGGATGGAACCGCGGATCGTGCGCGTGGGGACGTTTCGCGTCGACACGCAGCCGCTCGGCACGTGCCTCTTCATCCGCAATCGCGACCGGCCGGGCGTGATCGGTGCCGTGGGCACCGTGCTCGGCGAGGCGAACGCGAATATCGCCGAATACCACCTGGCGCGGCGGCGCGGCGGGGGCCGTTCTCTCGGCGTCGTGCGGATCGACGGAGAAGTTCCTCCCGAGGTGCTGCGCGGCCTGAGCGAACTCGAGGGGATCGACGAAGTCCGCCAGATCCACTTCGACTGA
- a CDS encoding sodium:alanine symporter family protein, with the protein MTAISTIGMLEAVQAWVWGVPLIILLLTTGLVYTLLLRGLQFRRLGHALWLALVKRREPGGEGDISHFQALMTALAATVGTGNIVGVATAIGAGGPGALFWMWVTGLLGMATKYAEAVLGVRYRETDARGEKAGGPMYYLEHGLGRGSIGRGLAIAFALFATLAAFGIGNGVQSQAVADAMNESFHVPHWVMGLVTASAVGLVIIGGIRSIGRVASVIVPTMIILYMGVAAVVLISNAAQIPAAFRLVFEHAFGGQAVAGGALGYTVLQAMRFGVARGIFSNESGLGTGAIAAAAAQTREPVRQALVSMTQTFIDTIVVCTLTGLAILTTGAWQSGAEGANMTQLAFDTSLLAGAGDIVVALGLATFAFSTMLGWSYYGERSFAYLFGERVIRPYRLVFVIVVGLAAVVELDVVWLISDILNGLMAAPNLVGLLLLSGVVWRETRSYFSR; encoded by the coding sequence GTGACAGCAATTTCCACCATCGGAATGCTGGAGGCGGTTCAGGCCTGGGTGTGGGGCGTCCCCCTCATCATCCTCCTCCTCACCACCGGCCTCGTCTACACGCTGCTGCTGCGGGGCCTCCAGTTCCGCCGGCTGGGGCACGCGCTCTGGCTGGCGCTCGTCAAGCGCCGCGAACCGGGCGGCGAGGGCGACATCTCGCACTTCCAGGCACTCATGACCGCGCTGGCCGCCACGGTCGGCACCGGGAACATCGTGGGCGTCGCGACGGCCATCGGCGCGGGCGGCCCGGGGGCGCTCTTCTGGATGTGGGTGACGGGACTCCTCGGGATGGCGACGAAGTACGCGGAAGCGGTGCTCGGCGTCCGCTACCGGGAGACGGACGCCCGGGGCGAGAAGGCGGGCGGTCCCATGTACTACCTCGAGCACGGTCTCGGACGGGGCAGCATCGGTCGGGGCCTGGCGATCGCCTTCGCGCTCTTCGCGACCCTCGCGGCCTTCGGGATCGGCAACGGCGTCCAGTCGCAGGCGGTCGCCGACGCCATGAACGAGTCGTTTCACGTGCCGCACTGGGTCATGGGACTCGTCACGGCGTCGGCCGTCGGCCTCGTCATCATCGGGGGGATCCGGTCCATCGGGCGGGTGGCGAGCGTCATCGTGCCGACGATGATCATCCTCTACATGGGCGTCGCTGCTGTCGTCCTCATCTCCAACGCGGCACAGATCCCGGCGGCCTTCCGGCTCGTGTTCGAGCACGCGTTCGGGGGGCAGGCGGTGGCCGGCGGGGCGCTCGGCTACACCGTGCTCCAGGCGATGCGCTTCGGCGTCGCGCGCGGGATCTTCTCGAACGAATCCGGACTGGGCACGGGGGCGATCGCCGCCGCCGCGGCGCAGACGCGCGAGCCGGTGCGGCAGGCCCTGGTCTCCATGACGCAGACGTTCATCGACACCATCGTGGTCTGCACCCTGACGGGACTCGCGATCCTGACGACGGGCGCGTGGCAGTCGGGGGCCGAGGGCGCGAACATGACGCAACTCGCCTTCGACACGAGCCTGCTCGCGGGCGCGGGGGACATCGTCGTCGCGCTCGGCCTCGCGACCTTCGCCTTCAGCACGATGCTCGGGTGGTCCTACTACGGAGAACGGAGCTTCGCCTACCTGTTCGGCGAACGCGTGATCCGCCCCTACCGGCTGGTGTTCGTGATCGTGGTCGGGCTCGCGGCCGTCGTGGAACTGGATGTCGTGTGGCTCATCTCGGACATCCTGAACGGCCTCATGGCGGCGCCGAACCTGGTGGGACTCCTGCTCCTGTCCGGCGTCGTATGGCGCGAGACCCGGAGCTACTTCAGCCGCTAG